TGTAAGTTCTTCCATGTTCTAAATCGTCAAAGCTACGGGCAATTTCAGCACGCAACCCTGATAGAAGTTCTTCTCTTTCTTTATCTACTTGAGTTTCAAATGGCAAAGCTTTATTTTCTACAATGTGTTCTAAAAACAAGTTAAAACTGGCTGTCATATCAAGATTTTGCGCTGTGATAATAGCTTTAGCCTTCTCTAACAAGTCTCTGTTAGTCTTAAAGTTTACCTGTGTATTTTTTTCTAAAACATTCATAGTAGTACCTCCTTTTAGACTATTATATCACTTTAAACTATACAGGTCTAGCTGCGTATGGATACTTATAGCTGTATGCTTAAAAGCTATTGTAAAATGTTAAAAAAAGCACTAAGGGAAAGCGCCCCAAAGTGCTCAATATCAAGGCTCTAAAGCCTATCTGATTCAATAAAATATTACAACATCTTGTTGTATAATCAAAAACTACTTATTTTATGTTTCTTTTGGGCTTCCTAACCCTTATATCACGCGCTTTTTAACAAAAATCACTAATATTACTTTTCACTACTTGCTCCCCCAAAGTACGCAAAAAGGGGAGCAAAAAAGCCCCACAAAAGGGCTAGGATTTGACGAGTTCAGCAGGCAAGAAACTAGCACGGTCAAACGTGCTTTTTTTATTGCTGGTTGCTGATAGGTATATTATACCATGAAGCGCGTGGTTTATAAGATTATGACCTCACAAAAGCCCCCAGATTCGTTTCTGAGGGCTTGTAGTTTATCCATGGTGTTTTAGTTGTCCAGTACGAAACAAAGCAAAATAGGGGGCGAATATGAAGCCTACGCCTACATTTGCCAACATTTACGCTTCTAATTCTTGTAGTAAGGTTAAATCTAAATCATCAAGGTCAACATCTATTTCAAAATCCATGTTTAAATCTATCTCCATATCCTCTAATTGGATATTCTCCAAATCAATCAAAAAATCTTCAATCATGTCATCCCCCTCACTTAAATCTCAACATTTCTCAACAAAACACCCCAAACACCTACTTATATGCTTCCAGCTCTCCGTTCTGGTGGATTCTCGCAAAGTTTAAGACTGCTATCTGTTTGTATCGGTGGTAGCTAGTGGAGCTAGTACCTGCCATTTCTACGCATTCGCTCATTGTTTTCTTTCTCATGTAGCAATAATGGATAATGAAGTATTTTCTGGCTCTCTCGTTCTCTATGCTGTTGATGTCGTGGGCGAATATCTCCAACCCCTCACGGATTGCTTTTTCATGCTCACCGCTCAAATTCCACTGATCAGGTAAGACAAGTTTCCAAGCCTCTTCATCTATCGTAACTTGGCTTTCACTTCCTGCCATCCTCTGGAAACGTAGAAAGTAAGTCATCCGCTCTCTGACGTTCATCATCGTTTTAAACTTATCCAGCTCCATTAGTTTGCCCCTTCCACCTTGGTCAAGTTTTCTATGGCTTTTTGCCTTACTCGATATACCGAGGTTGTAGATACACCTATTTCCTCAGCAACTTGCCAAGCGTCAAGAACATTCAAGTAGAACAGCCTGAGAACAGAACGTTCAAGCGGATTGGCCAGCTTATCGATCAGCCTAGATATTTCCATTCTCTCTTCAGTAAGTCGCTCAATTCTCTGTAAAGTGTCCTCTTTTAGTTTTAGAACACTTATAAGGTTATTCTCTGCTGTATTTACCCTGCTTGTTTGTACTCTGGTATTGCTCAGTTCTTGCTTTTTGATAATACCGCTTTCTAAAGCTGCAAGCTCTAAATATAAGCCTTCTATCTCCTTGTTTATCCACTTAACGCCCTCTAGTTTTTCTTTTACCTGCTCTGGTGTCATGCCTCAGCCTCCTCTATGGTATAATAATTTCAAGGAATAATTTATAAAGGAGTCAGCCCTGTGCTGGCTTTTTTTGCGTTTTCTAGGAGTTCGATTATACCCCCTTAACGTTCTTTATCTCTAAAAGTATTTGTATCTTAGGAAATCTTAGTATTTTATCTCTAGAATAAAGTCCTTACCTTGCTATTTTAAAATGTAAAACCTAACCAAAACCTAATCATTCTGAGGTGGTAAGCCTTGGCTTTTTGTATTTTCAACGACTGGTGGAATATGTTCATACTTGTTCATACTTTAAAGCAATTAAGGCAAGTTATTTATTGGCTTATCATTTTGTAAGCAATTAAGAAGGCTTATTGTCGTCCTTATCTCCTTGATAAATGACAGGGGATATATCCACTTTCTCGGCGTTCGCTCTAGCTTCAAATGATTTCCGTGAGAAAAAATGTACAGTGACGGGGGAAGCTCATAGAAGCGCGTGGGTGGGGGAGACACCCCCACTGTGTTATAAAATTGGAGTAGCTTTATCGGTCAAAAAATCAAGCTAAACACTTAGTAATACTACATTATACAAAAATTAAAAACATTTCAAAAAGGGAATTTTTTGCACGGAAGAGGGGCGCGTTCCTATATCCGAACAATAACTAGCCCCGTCTAAAAATAACGGGGGTATCTCTGCCTCCTGTCTAACCTTCATGCCTGTTTAGTATATTGTAATTGAAGTTTTCTAATTGTAAAGACAAACAATGTTTATCTTATTCCTTTTTAGATTAATCTTTATTTAGATTTGTTTGTTTGTAAATCCTCCAAATCACTACTTCAGATTACTCAATCCATTCAGCCAAAATCTATCTCCCTTTCTAGTATAGTAAACAAACTTTTGATAATGCTTGTAATATCGTTTCTGTTTCATATACTTTGGTCTTTCTGGGAAACTATCAAACATATATCCACCACGTCTAGGACTCCAATTTGGTTCTACCTTTCTAGCTTCCCTAAGCGCAAGCTCCCAGTAGTATTGGCAATCCGTTTTACTACGGTTCAGGGTGCTCTTGTGGATCTCTTGGCATGTACCGCAACTAAAATACAAATACCGTTTATAAAGCAACCTGCACCGTCTCCCACAATCAGGGCAAAGAAAGAAATATCGATTACCTCCCTTAGTTCCTGGTATTCTTGCTAAATCAAAACAATCATGTTCAAAGATGATGTACAGATTATCTAAGTCTATTTCTAGTTTTCTACCGTCCAACTCAGCTATACCGTGACTAATGTTCTTGTCTTTCATTGGCTTTATAAACGTTTCTATGGTTATTGATTCTATAATTTCCATTCATTCAAAATACCTTTATATAGAAAAACCCAAATCGTTTGGGTTAGTAGTAATAAAACCACAAAAAGAGGCTGGTGCCTCTCTTGATAGTTCTAGCTTTCTGCCTCTGCCACATAATCAGCAAGGCCTTTATATTCTCCCTCTACGTCCAATTTTTGGAGTAGGCTAATACTTTCATCGTCCAGCATTTCCAACGTACCAAAAGCAGTCATAGAGTCCATAGGGATAGGCTTATCAGAAAGCAAGCGATCAGCATAGTCTAATAGTTCCAGCTCGTAATCTGTGACCTTATTCAGTAAACTCTCAAAGTCCTCTGACTCTTTAAGTTGGAGCACGCGCTCCCGTTTATAACGTTCTTCAAATGCTTCATCGTCCACTGGTTGGTTGTAATAGTCTTTGAAACTGTCACAAATACGCTTGAAGGTCTTGTTTAGTTTGCTATCCTCCACATACTCAGCTACAAGAGTGCCTTTATCCTTGTAGGTCAATGAGATTGTAGGCTGGCAATATGTTCCAGTCATATATCCCAGTAACGCGTGACCTGCTACCATAGCAGTATCTAGGTCTTTAAATTCGTAAGTGAAAGTAAGTGTTTTGGCTTTATCCGAAAATGTTTTTAGTGTCATGTTGTTTCTCCTTTTATTTGTATAATACTAGCAAACTAGCAATCGCGCCCATACCATCACTATCTCCTACGGTTGCGGTTGAATATTTTACATCAATTACCTCCACGGTCGCCATAAAATCATTTACTTCCTGCTCAAATTCTTCAAGCGGTTGTTGCCATTTATAATAAAAAAATAGTTTAGTTTTCATGTTGTTTCTCCTTTTTTCTCTTAGATTAGGTTTTGATTAGTTTTAAAAAATAACCCTTTAAAAGCCTAGTATATAAGCGCTTCAAGGGTGTTAGATTAGGGTTAGTTTTACTTTTCAAGTTCGCGTCTATATAACACGTTTATATTTATTTTTTTATATAGAGATATTAGAAATAAAAACTAACCTACTAACCTAAATACTCGCAAAGACTTTTATATCAACGTTTACAAAGATTAGCGTTTAGGTTATGTTTCTATTTTTTGCATAACCTAAATTGCTATAACCCTTGGTGTAATTGGTTTTTTAGTATTAAATTTCCTAACCTAAATCTTCATCTTCTAAGTGTATTCCCCATACCCCTTTGACAAATCTTTTACGTTGAAAACCTTGTGGGTCAAGTACTTCATAAAACTTAGGGCTAACCGTTCCATTTTTTGCCGAGTACTTATATGACGTTGTTTTTTCCAATTCGGCCATTACTGCATTACCAAATTGTCCAAGTTTAGGTTTATCTATTCCTATATCCTCAGCAAATTCTTTTAGTTTGTTTCTTGCTATAAACATTGGAACATGATTTACTTTATGCCAACCATTAGGGATATAGAAATTCTCTACCCAAACTTTGATATAATCATTGTCGTTTTTGTACTTGCTAAGCATTTCTTGTACTACTGTTGGTTCTATAAAGCTATCAAAATCTGGCATATTTAAAACTTTAAACAAAACCCACTCTAGTAGCTCTTTGTTCTTTATAAATCGGTCTTTGATTTCATGACGTTCTTTCTGACCGTTAAAATCTGCACGGAAAGGAATGATACAAAGCCGTCTATACCAACCCATCGTCTTATTTCTAGCTCTAGGCAAATCATTGCCCGAAAAGATACACAATAGTCTGAAACGTGCTTCCACGGGTTGCAAGCTTTTTTTATTGACCTGCACTGGATCTCCACTAATTACACTCATAAGGTCAGAAACTTCATCCAGGTACTTGTTAGAAATATCATCTCCAATATTACAAACCTTTCCTTCCAAAGCACCCAAATAGAACTCTTTTCCAAACTGGTCAGGTTTCAAATTACTAATATTTGACCGCCCTATTAAATTCTCCAGCAAGGCTTGGAAAGTACCTTTCCCATTATTACCATCTCCAACCATTAGCACCATTTTCTTACGTGTTCGGTTTGGATTGATAGCCTCATTTATGACTTGCCACAATAAAGCTACAACTTCTTTATCGTTAACTGCTAATGTCTCTAACCATCTATCAAAATCAAACCAACCATCTAAAATAGGCTTTCTGGCGCATGGGTTGTACTCCGTTTGTATCTTGCTGGTAATGACAAAATTAGGACTAAATTCCTCTAGTTTATGAGTCTTAATATTATAAACTCCATTCGCTACTGGAATATATCGATAATCGTCCAGCGGTTTTTTCATTTTTGTTTCTGTACGGATAAAAGATATAAGTTCCGTGAAGAACTTGTTAGAGGTCAAACGTGAGTCATATTTTAAAAGCAATTTTCGGAAAATATCGTTACTTGATACATAATGGCCTAAATCCAAGTGGTAAAGATATAGCTTACTAATATCACTTATTGCACCCTCGCCTATAAAGGTAAAATAGCAAATTTCCTGCAATGCTTTGGCTACTATTGCGACGCTAGG
Above is a genomic segment from Streptococcus sp. SN-1 containing:
- a CDS encoding type II toxin-antitoxin system RelB/DinJ family antitoxin codes for the protein MNVLEKNTQVNFKTNRDLLEKAKAIITAQNLDMTASFNLFLEHIVENKALPFETQVDKEREELLSGLRAEIARSFDDLEHGRTYSLDEVRANLGI
- a CDS encoding transcriptional regulator; the encoded protein is MELDKFKTMMNVRERMTYFLRFQRMAGSESQVTIDEEAWKLVLPDQWNLSGEHEKAIREGLEIFAHDINSIENERARKYFIIHYCYMRKKTMSECVEMAGTSSTSYHRYKQIAVLNFARIHQNGELEAYK
- a CDS encoding DUF1492 domain-containing protein, which encodes MTPEQVKEKLEGVKWINKEIEGLYLELAALESGIIKKQELSNTRVQTSRVNTAENNLISVLKLKEDTLQRIERLTEERMEISRLIDKLANPLERSVLRLFYLNVLDAWQVAEEIGVSTTSVYRVRQKAIENLTKVEGAN
- a CDS encoding DNA primase family protein, translating into MEVREQEQPPKTMWELYSRIWELGDQWRKENSYIVNEGKKNERVEVPVPSVAIVAKALQEICYFTFIGEGAISDISKLYLYHLDLGHYVSSNDIFRKLLLKYDSRLTSNKFFTELISFIRTETKMKKPLDDYRYIPVANGVYNIKTHKLEEFSPNFVITSKIQTEYNPCARKPILDGWFDFDRWLETLAVNDKEVVALLWQVINEAINPNRTRKKMVLMVGDGNNGKGTFQALLENLIGRSNISNLKPDQFGKEFYLGALEGKVCNIGDDISNKYLDEVSDLMSVISGDPVQVNKKSLQPVEARFRLLCIFSGNDLPRARNKTMGWYRRLCIIPFRADFNGQKERHEIKDRFIKNKELLEWVLFKVLNMPDFDSFIEPTVVQEMLSKYKNDNDYIKVWVENFYIPNGWHKVNHVPMFIARNKLKEFAEDIGIDKPKLGQFGNAVMAELEKTTSYKYSAKNGTVSPKFYEVLDPQGFQRKRFVKGVWGIHLEDEDLG